The Phacochoerus africanus isolate WHEZ1 chromosome 3, ROS_Pafr_v1, whole genome shotgun sequence genome window below encodes:
- the RPRM gene encoding protein reprimo: protein MNPALGNQTDVAGLFLANSSEALERAVRCCTQASVVTDDGFAEGGPDERSLYIMRVVQIAVMCVLSLTVVFGIFFLGCNLLIKSEGMINFLVKDRRPSKEVEAVVVGPY from the coding sequence ATGAATCCAGCCCTGGGCAACCAGACTGATGTGGCGGGTCTGTTCCTGGCCAACAGCAGCGAGGCGCTGGAGCGCGCGGTGCGCTGCTGCACCCAGGCGTCCGTGGTGACCGACGACGGCTTCGCGGAGGGCGGCCCGGACGAGCGCAGCCTGTACATCATGCGAGTGGTGCAGATCGCCGTCATGTGCGTGCTCTCGCTCACCGTGGTCTTTGGCATCTTCTTCCTTGGCTGCAACCTCCTCATCAAGTCCGAGGGCATGATCAACTTCCTGGTGAAGGACCGGAGACCGTCTAAGGAGGTGGAGGCTGTGGTCGTGGGGCCCTACTGA